A genomic window from Nicotiana sylvestris chromosome 11, ASM39365v2, whole genome shotgun sequence includes:
- the LOC138880865 gene encoding uncharacterized protein, producing MDPLKHIFRKPIPTGKLAQWQILLSEFDIVYMTQKEIKGQELAEHLAENPVDGEYEPLKMYLPDEEVSFIGEDIAESYDGWRMFFDGAANFKCVGIGAFLVLETGQYYPMFAKLRFPCTNNMAEYEACILGLKMTIDMNIQKLLVIGDSDLLIHQIREKWETKNSKILPYLHHVQELIKRFTRTGFQHVPMVQNEFADALATLSSMIQHPDKNFIDPIPVKIHD from the coding sequence atggatcctttgaagcaCATCTTTCGGAAGCCCatacccactggcaagctagcccagtggcaaatcctgttaagtgaatttgacattgtctacatgactCAGAAGGAAATCAAGGGACAGGAACTAGCAGAGCAccttgccgagaatcccgtggatggagaatacgaacccctgaaaatgtatttacctgacgaagaggtatccttcataggagaagacattgcagaatcctatgacggttggagaatgtttttcgatggagcggcAAACTTCAAATGTGTTGGCATAGGAGCATTCCTAGTACTAGAAACCGGTCAGTATTATCCGATgtttgccaaactcaggttcccgtgtaccaacaacatggctgaatatgaagcttgcatcttagggcttaaaatgaccattgacatgaacattcaaaagttgctagtaattggagattcagacttacttatacatcagatACGAGAAAAATgggaaaccaagaactccaagatactcccgtatttgcatcatgtacaggaattaatAAAGAGGTTCACGAGGACGgggttccagcatgttcccatggtccagaatgagttcgccgatgcattggctaccctgtcgtctatgatacaacatccagacaaaaatttcattgatcccattccagtaaagatccatgattag
- the LOC138880864 gene encoding uncharacterized protein, which yields METDCIHYVRKCHRCQIYADMIKIPPNELNATISPWSFAAWGIDVIGPIEPFASNGHRAFNKRVKPRQFTPGQLVLKKIFPHQDEAKGKFSPKWQGPYMVHRVLTGGALVLAEIDGEVWPKPINSDAVKRYYV from the exons atggaaacagactgcatccattATGTTcggaaatgccatcgctgtcagatatatgcagacatgataaagatacctccaaatgagcttaatgcaacaatctCACCTTggtcattcgccgcttggggaatagatgtcattggaccaatcgagcctttcgcttccaacgggcacag agccttcaacaaaagagtcaagccaagacagttcacaccgggacaACTGGTgctaaagaaaatttttccgcatcaagatgaagccaaagggaagttctctcccaaatggcagggtccatacatggtccaccgggttctgacaggaggagccctcgtACTTGCAGAAAttgacggagaagtctggccaaagccgatcaattcagatgcagtcaagcgttactatgtgtaa